Proteins from a genomic interval of Terriglobales bacterium:
- a CDS encoding ABC transporter permease yields MFLDIFRQTLRTLWAHKLRSFLTMFGIAWGVGSLLLLIGLGEGFRSGNKRQLDTIGEDIMFMFGGRIPAVEGSHQAMKPFRLTHGDYLAVKEEARHLRAISPVLNRGDIRAASEFNSTNGQVFGVNANYDVIRYMPLAQGRWLNELDDQQQRRVAVLGDEMRRNLFPGRPFLGTTILLNGVRFEVIGSIEKMRGESSMTDMRVFIPYQTMRILFPLKDEDRVDGITYLNYRPASREVHDDARMEVRRIIARRKGGFDYTNDDNFWDWDTVKSQETIGKIFDAMNLFLGGVGLVTLALGAIGIINIMLVSVTERTREIGLRKALGATNRSILTQFFLEGAFLTLISGGVGIAAAAGFMMLLAQLPAPEGFDTPRLVPSSATVAVLALSFAGIVAGLYPARKAALMQPVEALRQE; encoded by the coding sequence ATGTTCCTGGACATTTTCCGCCAGACCTTGCGCACCCTGTGGGCGCACAAGCTGCGCTCCTTCCTGACCATGTTCGGGATCGCCTGGGGTGTGGGATCGCTGTTGCTGCTCATCGGTTTGGGCGAAGGCTTTCGCTCCGGCAACAAGCGGCAACTGGACACCATCGGCGAAGACATCATGTTCATGTTCGGCGGACGCATTCCGGCGGTGGAGGGCAGCCACCAGGCTATGAAGCCCTTCCGACTGACCCACGGGGACTATCTCGCGGTCAAGGAAGAAGCCCGGCATTTGCGCGCCATCTCCCCGGTGCTGAACCGCGGCGACATTCGCGCCGCCAGCGAGTTCAACAGCACCAACGGCCAGGTGTTCGGGGTGAACGCCAACTACGACGTGATCCGCTACATGCCTCTGGCCCAAGGACGCTGGTTGAACGAACTGGACGACCAGCAACAGCGTCGGGTGGCGGTACTGGGTGACGAAATGCGTCGCAACCTGTTCCCGGGACGTCCCTTCCTGGGCACGACCATCCTGCTGAACGGCGTGCGCTTCGAAGTGATCGGCTCCATCGAGAAAATGCGCGGCGAGTCCAGCATGACGGACATGCGGGTATTCATCCCCTACCAGACCATGCGCATCCTGTTTCCGCTTAAGGACGAGGACCGGGTGGATGGCATCACCTACCTGAACTATCGCCCCGCCTCCCGCGAGGTGCACGACGACGCACGCATGGAGGTCCGCCGGATCATCGCCCGCCGAAAAGGCGGTTTCGACTACACCAACGACGACAACTTCTGGGACTGGGACACGGTGAAGAGCCAGGAGACGATCGGCAAGATCTTCGACGCCATGAACCTGTTCCTGGGCGGCGTGGGCCTTGTGACTCTGGCGCTGGGCGCCATCGGAATCATCAACATCATGCTGGTCTCGGTAACCGAGAGGACGAGGGAAATCGGGCTGAGGAAGGCGCTGGGCGCCACCAACCGCAGCATCCTGACGCAGTTTTTCCTGGAGGGCGCGTTCCTGACGCTGATCAGCGGCGGCGTGGGGATCGCAGCCGCGGCCGGATTCATGATGCTGCTCGCGCAGTTGCCGGCCCCGGAGGGCTTTGACACACCACGCCTGGTGCCCTCGTCGGCGACGGTGGCGGTGTTGGCGCTGTCATTCGCGGGCATTGTGGCGGGGCTGTATCCCGCGCGCAAGGCAGCCCTGATGCAGCCGGTGGAAGCGCTCCGGCAGGAATAG
- a CDS encoding ABC transporter permease: MVRDLMGQAYGSLRHNRSRATLTMLGMAWGIATVVLLLAYGAGFQQAIENIFANFGAKMIGVFPGRTSMQAGGSKAGTEIRLTMDDLERIRAGVPLVNRISPMAWHNTTVQRDVRNFDWEVVGCYPGLARMRSLDLEQGRFFNDAEVNARARVVVLSSESKSKLFSGQYALGERVRIGGISFEVVGFLKPKMQEGNDNINTQVYIPFTTMSDLKDTYYLNGIFLDYEGMEYEKVEAQVRTVLGQAHGFNPKDKRAVWVFNTMKDLKQFHIISTGLRVLLAFIGTLTLGIGGVGLMNIMLVSVTQRTREIGVEKALGARRRDILFQFLAEALAITFVGGLLGVVIAYVISWSAGSLTLYSAIAKNATAGDIQLAIDPFTLMVATVILGLVGLVSGMLPAIKASRLDPIEALRYE, from the coding sequence ATGGTTCGCGATCTGATGGGACAGGCCTACGGCTCGCTGCGGCACAATCGCAGCCGCGCCACCCTTACCATGCTGGGCATGGCCTGGGGCATCGCCACCGTGGTCCTGCTGCTGGCCTACGGGGCCGGTTTCCAGCAGGCCATTGAGAACATCTTCGCCAATTTCGGCGCCAAGATGATCGGGGTTTTCCCGGGACGCACCTCCATGCAAGCTGGCGGGTCCAAAGCCGGCACCGAGATCCGCCTGACCATGGACGACCTCGAGCGCATCCGCGCCGGCGTGCCGCTGGTGAACCGCATCAGTCCCATGGCCTGGCACAACACCACCGTTCAGCGGGACGTGCGCAACTTTGACTGGGAGGTGGTCGGCTGCTATCCCGGACTGGCCAGAATGCGCAGCCTGGATTTGGAGCAGGGCCGCTTCTTCAACGACGCCGAAGTCAATGCTCGCGCACGGGTCGTCGTGCTGAGTTCGGAATCCAAGAGCAAGCTCTTCTCGGGTCAGTACGCCCTCGGAGAGAGGGTGCGGATCGGCGGTATCAGCTTTGAGGTGGTCGGCTTCCTGAAGCCCAAAATGCAGGAAGGGAACGACAATATCAACACCCAGGTCTACATTCCCTTCACCACCATGAGCGACCTGAAGGACACCTACTATCTGAACGGCATCTTTCTCGACTACGAGGGTATGGAATACGAAAAAGTGGAAGCTCAGGTACGCACGGTGCTGGGCCAGGCGCACGGGTTCAACCCCAAGGACAAGCGCGCCGTGTGGGTGTTCAACACCATGAAGGACCTGAAGCAGTTTCACATCATCTCCACGGGCCTGCGCGTGCTGCTGGCTTTCATCGGCACGCTCACCTTGGGTATCGGTGGCGTGGGTCTGATGAACATCATGCTGGTTTCGGTAACCCAGCGAACGCGCGAAATCGGAGTGGAAAAAGCGCTCGGCGCGCGCCGCAGGGACATCCTCTTCCAGTTCCTGGCCGAGGCCCTGGCTATCACCTTTGTCGGCGGACTGCTGGGGGTGGTCATCGCCTATGTCATCTCCTGGTCGGCGGGATCCCTTACGCTCTACAGCGCCATCGCCAAGAACGCAACCGCGGGCGACATCCAGCTCGCCATCGATCCCTTCACGCTGATGGTCGCCACCGTCATCCTCGGGCTCGTGGGACTGGTGAGCGGCATGCTTCCGGCCATCAAGGCGTCCCGGCTCGATCCCATCGAAGCCCTGCGCTACGAATGA